The window TTCCAGATGCTGCCTGAAAAGTCCGTATCGGCAATAGTCGGAGCAAAAAGAAATGGATAGGAAAGAATTTAGAAAACTTATTTTGGAAAAAATAATAATTTTAGACGGCGCAACCGGAACCGAACTTCAGAAAAGAAATTTTCTGGACGGAATCAGAGCGCCGGAAGAACTGAATATTAAATATCCCGAACGAATACAGGCCGTATATTCGGATTATTTTTCTTCAGGTTCTGATGCAGTGCTTTCAAACACTTTCGGAGCAAATCGGCTAAAACTTAAAGATTTCGGCCTTGAAAACAGGCTTGAAGAAATAAACATTAAAGGGATTGAACTTGCAAAACAAATCGCCAAAAAACATAACGGCCTTGTAATTGGAGATATCGGGCCGTTGGGCTCTTATCTTACCCCTTTAGGGCCGATATCTTTTGATCAAGCTTATGAAATATTTGCTGAACAGGCAAAAGCCATAGCAAAAGCTAAACCTGATATTATCGTTGTTGAAACAATGGCTGAGATCAGGGAACTAAAAAGCGCTGTTTTAGCGGTAAAAGATAATTTTGACGGCCCGGTTATCGCTCAAATGACTTTTACTTCTGACGGAACAACCGTTACAGGGACCGGCCTTTTGGCTTTCCTGTCCGTTATAGAATCAATCGGAGCGGACGCTATCGGCTTAAACTGTTCTGTGGGCCCGAAAGAACTTGTTAAACTTGCAAAGACATTGGCACAATATTCAAACATCCCAATTTCTTTCAAACCGAATGCAGGAATGCCAAAACTTATCAATAGGGAAACAATATTTCCCGGAACTGCCCAAGAATTCGTAAAAAATTGTGAAAAGGCCTATTCTTTAGGAGTAAATTTAGTCGGCGGTTGCTGCGGCACTACTCCTGAATTTATTAAAGAGCTTGCAAAAAAATTAAAAAACAAAAAACCCGTCCAGCGCAATGTTAAAGAAAGTTTCTTGCTTTCCTCCAGAACAAAAGCTATAGACCTTCAGGATTTTAAGGAAATAGTAAAAATCGGAGAAAGGATAAATCCGACCGGAAAAAAATATTTTCAAGACGAACTTTTTGAAGGAAATTTTACAACAATAAGAAACGAAGCAAAAAACCAAGTTAAAGCCGGAGCAGATATTCTTGACTTGAATTTGGGACTTCCCGGAGTTGACGAAAAAGCTCTTATGGTAAAAGCGATAGAAGAGATACAAGAAACCGTATCAGTTCCACTTTGCCTGGACTCAAGCTCTGCAACAGTTTTAGAGGCCGGGCTTAAAGCTTGTGCTGGAAAACCTATTATTAATTCCGTTAACGGCGAAAAAGAAAAACTGGATAAAATTATTCCTCTTGCCAAGCGGTACGGAGCAGCCCTTATAGCGCTCACAACTGATGAAAACGGTCTGCCTAAAACCGCTAAAGAAAGAATAGGCATAGCGAAGAAAATACTTGAAAAGACAAAGGAATATGGAATAAAAGAATCCGAAATAATTTTTGATTTTCTTGCCATTGCGGTAAGCGCATCACAAAGTCAGGCAGTAGAAACTTTGGAAGCAATCAAAGAAGCTAAAAAACTGTTTCCAAAAGCAAGTTTCAGCCTTGGAATATCAAATATATCGTTCGGGCTTCCCAACAGGCAGGCATTAAATTCAACTTTTTTGAAACTTGCTAAAAAAGCAGGACTAAATATCGCAATATTAAATCCGAAAGAAAACTGGAACATTGATGACTCCGAAGCAAGAGATCTGCTTCTAAATAAAGATCTCGGAGGCCAAAAATATATTAAAAAGCACTCGTCTTTTGTTAATAAAACCGTTGAAACAAAAAAAGAAAATCTTTTGCCGGATGCAAAACTTTTTAGTTATATCATTGAAGGAAACCGCGAAGAAATACCTAAAATTACAAAAGAGGCCCTTGCCTTAGGCAAAACCCCTGTTCAAATTTCTAACGAAATTATTTTAAAAGCATTAAACGAAGTAGGCGAAAAATTCAGAAATAAAGAAT is drawn from Elusimicrobiota bacterium and contains these coding sequences:
- a CDS encoding homocysteine S-methyltransferase family protein produces the protein MDRKEFRKLILEKIIILDGATGTELQKRNFLDGIRAPEELNIKYPERIQAVYSDYFSSGSDAVLSNTFGANRLKLKDFGLENRLEEINIKGIELAKQIAKKHNGLVIGDIGPLGSYLTPLGPISFDQAYEIFAEQAKAIAKAKPDIIVVETMAEIRELKSAVLAVKDNFDGPVIAQMTFTSDGTTVTGTGLLAFLSVIESIGADAIGLNCSVGPKELVKLAKTLAQYSNIPISFKPNAGMPKLINRETIFPGTAQEFVKNCEKAYSLGVNLVGGCCGTTPEFIKELAKKLKNKKPVQRNVKESFLLSSRTKAIDLQDFKEIVKIGERINPTGKKYFQDELFEGNFTTIRNEAKNQVKAGADILDLNLGLPGVDEKALMVKAIEEIQETVSVPLCLDSSSATVLEAGLKACAGKPIINSVNGEKEKLDKIIPLAKRYGAALIALTTDENGLPKTAKERIGIAKKILEKTKEYGIKESEIIFDFLAIAVSASQSQAVETLEAIKEAKKLFPKASFSLGISNISFGLPNRQALNSTFLKLAKKAGLNIAILNPKENWNIDDSEARDLLLNKDLGGQKYIKKHSSFVNKTVETKKENLLPDAKLFSYIIEGNREEIPKITKEALALGKTPVQISNEIILKALNEVGEKFRNKEYFLPQVIRSAEAAQAAFSVIKPLIRKEGSNAQDKKIVVATVKGDFHDIGKNIVAAVLESFGWEIIDLGKNVESETILETAVKENAKLIALSALMTTTMIEMENVIKERNKKGLSVKIIVGGAPVTERFAKEIGADGYAKDAVETAKLAENLILKMSEIK